Within Enterobacter sp. RHBSTW-00175, the genomic segment ATTTCAAAGGGCCTATCCATTGCGAGTGGTACCAGATACCTTACAAGCTGGGCGTCCGGCAGCTCCGACGTCCCGACAGCCCGGACCTTGCTATCCACAGCTCTGCAGTATCGAGAATGGCCTGGCCGACTCCGCTTCCCGTGCAGGACAACACCGGGATGTGGGGGGCGCAGCTGTATCGCCCGGCGTCGATACAGCCTTATGTGAATGCCTGCTGGCAACCGCTGAACGGGATTGTTATCCATCCCTGATTAAGCACTGCCACCTCTTGACTTATTTTGCGATAAAGGTACTTTTCAGGACATGAAGAAGATCCTGATTATCGTCCCGGATGGCGGCATGTTATTTGAAGCCGCCGGTATCGCCGACATTCTGATGCAGGCCAACCGGCTACACCCGGAAGGCCCGCAACATCCCTGCTATCGCATTATTATCGCCACCACTCAGCCTCACCAGGTGATCCACGGCCAGTCCGGGTTAAACCTGCTGGCGGACTACCGCCTGCCAGAGCTTGATCCCCGCGAGCCGCTCGACACCATCATCATTACCGGACGCGGGATGAACGAACTGGAGAGCACTGCGGTGGTCGACTGGCTGCACCTGGCAGCGCCGCACGCGCGCCGTGTGGCATCAATTTGCGGCGGCGCCATGCTGCTGGCGCAGACCGGTTTGCTTGATGGCCGACGGGCAACGACCCACTGGCGACTGCTGGAAACCATGCAGACCACCTACCCTAAAATCAATGTTGAAGGTGGGCCGCTGTACATTCAGGATGGTCCGATATGGACATCCGGCGGCGTTAGTTCCGGCTTTGACCTGACGCTGGCGCTGGTTGAAGATGATTATGGATTTAGCCTTGCCCGTGACGTTGCGCAGGACATGGTGATGTACCTGCGCCGCCCCGGCGGGCAGCTTCAGTTCAGCCGCTATAACCTGCATCAGCCTAGCGCTTCCGGGCCGATAAATGACCTGCAACGCTGGATCCTGCAAAACCTCACTGCCGACCTGTGCGTTGAAAACCTGGCAGAAAAAGTCGCCATGAGCCCGCGTAACTTTACCCGCGTATTCACCCGTGAAACCGGAGCCTCCCCGGCGCGGTATGTCACCGAGGCACGGCTGGCGGCGGCACGACAACTCCTGGAACAGACAGCGGAAACCCTGGATCGCATTGCCGAAAAAAGTGGTTTTGGCAGCAGCATTAATCTGCGTCGGGTGTTTGAAAAACAGCTTCACCTCACCCCGGGGGAATATCGCCAGCGTTTTCACTGTCGCAAGATGGCGTAATGTGATCCTTTTTTGTCATTTACGCCATTTCACCTAAAGCCTACATTGACTCCAGACAACACAGATAAGGAGTTAATCATGGTTAAGGTCGGTATTAATGGCTTCGGCAGGATCGGACGTAATTTCTTACGCGCTGCACTGGGTAACCCGGATATTCAGATTGCGGCAATTAACGATCTGACGGACAGCAAAACCCTCGCCCATCTACTGAAATACGATTCCTTGCTCGGTACGTTACCGGTATCCGTTGAAGCGGCAGACGGCGCATTGCAGGTCGATGGCCAGCGCATCAGGGTGTTTAGCGAACGTGATCCGGCAAACATTCGCTGGCGTGATGTGGGCGTAGACGTGGTTATCGAAGCGACTGGATTTTTCACCGAGCGCGAAAAAGCGGCGGTTCATATCACCAGCGGCGGCGCGAAACGCGTCATCATCTCTGCCCCGGGCAAGAACGATGACCTGACGGTGGTGATGGGCGTTAATCACGGGAATTACGACCCGGCTCAGCATTTTGTCGTCAGTAACGGGAGTTGCACCACCAACGGGCTGGCACCGGCGGCACAGGTACTGCATCAGACATTTGGTATCGAACACGGGCTGATGAATACCACCCACGCGTACACCAACAGCCAGGTGCTGCACGACCAGCCGGAAAAAGATCTGCGCGGCGCGCGAGCTGCGGCTCTGTCGATTGTGCCTTACTCCAGCGGTGCGGCAAAAGCGCTTGGCAAGGTCATTCCCGAGCTGGATGGCAAACTGACGGGGTATTCACTCCGTGTACCGGTTCCGGTAGTGTCGATTGTGGATTTAACGGTAACGCTGAGTCGCAACGTGACCGC encodes:
- a CDS encoding GlxA family transcriptional regulator, translated to MKKILIIVPDGGMLFEAAGIADILMQANRLHPEGPQHPCYRIIIATTQPHQVIHGQSGLNLLADYRLPELDPREPLDTIIITGRGMNELESTAVVDWLHLAAPHARRVASICGGAMLLAQTGLLDGRRATTHWRLLETMQTTYPKINVEGGPLYIQDGPIWTSGGVSSGFDLTLALVEDDYGFSLARDVAQDMVMYLRRPGGQLQFSRYNLHQPSASGPINDLQRWILQNLTADLCVENLAEKVAMSPRNFTRVFTRETGASPARYVTEARLAAARQLLEQTAETLDRIAEKSGFGSSINLRRVFEKQLHLTPGEYRQRFHCRKMA
- the gap gene encoding type I glyceraldehyde-3-phosphate dehydrogenase, translating into MVKVGINGFGRIGRNFLRAALGNPDIQIAAINDLTDSKTLAHLLKYDSLLGTLPVSVEAADGALQVDGQRIRVFSERDPANIRWRDVGVDVVIEATGFFTEREKAAVHITSGGAKRVIISAPGKNDDLTVVMGVNHGNYDPAQHFVVSNGSCTTNGLAPAAQVLHQTFGIEHGLMNTTHAYTNSQVLHDQPEKDLRGARAAALSIVPYSSGAAKALGKVIPELDGKLTGYSLRVPVPVVSIVDLTVTLSRNVTAEEVNAAFREAAASGPLKGILGYSDEPLVSSDYQGDPRSSIIDGLSTLVIGGNMVKILAWYDNEWGFSNRLVDLAVLMDKKGL